A genomic window from Osmia bicornis bicornis chromosome 6, iOsmBic2.1, whole genome shotgun sequence includes:
- the LOC114874941 gene encoding LOW QUALITY PROTEIN: stromal cell-derived factor 2 (The sequence of the model RefSeq protein was modified relative to this genomic sequence to represent the inferred CDS: inserted 3 bases in 3 codons; deleted 4 bases in 2 codons; substituted 1 base at 1 genomic stop codon), protein MVLVLWTYSVKAKGTPHVTCGSTLKLMNVDYKVRLHSHDIKYGSGSGQQSVTGITAKEDGNSYWLVKAATKKQCTRGEPIKCGDIVRLEHIVTKKKSSFSPGCSPLSGKQEXSAYGDNKGEGDNGDNXLLICQTEFWKRDEPIMLKHXTTDTYLAVSGRVYGNPISGQTKVVGEYSPSSPHVDMDNQEGVFYHPNDFKAXHHAHTEL, encoded by the exons ATGGTACTTGTGCTGTGGACATATTCTGTAAAAG CAAAAGGAACACCGCATGTGACTTGTGGTTctacattaaaattaatgaatgtGGACTATAAAGTTAGATTACATTCTCATGATATAAAATATGGAAGTGGCAGTGGTCAGCAATCGGTAACAGGAATAACAGCAAAAGAAGATGGAAATTCTTATTGGCTTGTCAAAGCTGCAACAAAAAAACAATGCACTAGAGG CGAGCCCATTAAATGTGGAGATATCGTAAGACTAGAACACATAGTAACCAAGAAAAAATCTTCATTCTCACCGGGTTGTTCGCCTCTTAGTGGCAAACAAG TATCTGCTTATGGAGATAATAAA GGAGAAGGCGACAATGGAGACA TGCTTTTAATATGTCAGACTGAATTTTGGAAAAGAGATGAACCTATTATGTTAAAGCATTAGACCACAGATAC GTACTTAGCAGTAAGTGGAAGAGTTTATGGTAATCCAATTAGTGGTCAAACGAAGGTGGTAGGTGAATATTCTCCAAGTAGTCCTCATGTTGATATGGATAAC CAGGAAGGAGTATTTTATCACCCTAATGATTTTAAAG CACATCATGCACATAcagaattataa
- the LOC114874940 gene encoding palmitoyltransferase ZDHHC22-like: MKAFPQTIARVCPFITLLYSITNVILTIYINEKITPVFIFFCVQVYLNWYSVYTISHNAKTMEVKAMGKKFLIHNRTDNSTEYKYWYCEKCATYTCKPTQHCIFCKKCFHFRDHHCFFLGACILRQNIGNFILFCFYTSLTCIYSLCTLGPYLYENINRVIRTDTDSFNIFLNFCFPIALVRLLHFKENTYILLVTMFDVLVSILCICLVYATWKLHSCMTGKQRYANISGRQSLKEIFGSYGLSNIIFPYNGLIGTRDLNGKYELKQV; this comes from the coding sequence ATGAAAGCATTTCCTCAAACCATTGCAAGAGTTTGCCCATTTATTACTCTATTATATAGCATAACTAATGTCATTCTAACAAtatatattaatgaaaaaattactccagttttcatatttttttgtGTCCAAGTATATTTAAATTGGTACTCTGTGTATACCATAAGCCATAATGCAAAAACTATGGAAGTTAAAGCAAtgggaaagaaatttttaatacataatagAACAGATAATAGTACAGAATATAAATATTGGTACTGCGAAAAATGTGCTACTTATACATGTAAACCAACGCAGCATTGCATCTTTtgtaaaaaatgttttcattttaGAGATCatcattgtttttttttagGTGCTTGCATATTAAGACAAAATATAGGtaattttatcttattttgtttttatacaTCATTAACATGCATATATTCATTATGTACTCTTGGGCCatatttatatgaaaatattaatcgtGTAATAAGAACAGACACAGATTCGTTCAATATATTTCTGAACTTCTGTTTTCCTATCGCTCTTGTTagattattacattttaaagaAAACACATATATATTACTGGTTACTATGTTCGATGTACTAGTTTCCATTTTATGTATTTGTTTGGTGTATGCAACTTGGAAGCTGCACAGTTGTATGACCGGTAAACAACGATATGCAAACATATCAGGCAGACAAagtttgaaagaaattttcgGAAGTTACGGTCTTTCAAACATTATTTTTCCATATAATGGGCTTATAGGCACTAGAGATCTTAATGGAAAATATGAATTGAAACAAGTATAA
- the LOC114874938 gene encoding LOW QUALITY PROTEIN: deoxyribodipyrimidine photo-lyase-like (The sequence of the model RefSeq protein was modified relative to this genomic sequence to represent the inferred CDS: inserted 2 bases in 2 codons; deleted 1 base in 1 codon; substituted 1 base at 1 genomic stop codon), with translation MTFPFNKNRVRLLNGLNDVKKDKHILYWMLRDIRIQDNWALLLAQKTALKNNVPLHICFCIMPSFLNASIRYYKFLLKGLMQVEKECQELDINFHLLKGEPNVSILNFVKTHKMGAVITDFYPLKLPISWIDDVQKNLPEDIPFCQVDAHNIVPCWYASSKQEYSARTIRSKINEKLDEFLTEFPPLIKHPYTEQMQFSSNDWKMALQSVQADTSVDEITWAKPGYEHGVKKLEDFLQNRIKEYALRRNNPLVDANSDLSPWFHFGMISVQRCMLEIKEYHELYPESVKDFMEEAIIRRELSDNFCFYNKNYDNIQGAFPWARATLNEHRKDRRKYIYSLYXLENSQTHDDLXNACQNQMVTIGKMHGFLRMYWAKKILEWTESPERALEWAIYLNTXYSIDGCDPNGYVGCMWSICGIHDMGFKEREIFGKIRYMTYEGCKRNLMLAIVFNMEKGQHILE, from the exons ATGACATTCCCATTTAACAAAAATCGTGTTAGACTTTTAAATGGTTTAAATGATGTTAAAAAAGATAAACACATTTTATATTGGATGTTACGTGATATTAGGATACAAG ATAATTGGGCTTTGCTTCTTGCTCAGAAAACtgctttgaaaaataatgtacCTCTTCATATATGTTTTTGTATAATGCCAAGTTTTCTGAATGCTTCTATACGATActataaatttcttttaaaaggATTAATGCAAGTTGAGAAGGAATGTCAAGAGTtagatataaattttcatcttttGAAAGGTGAACCAAATGTGAGTATTCTAAACTTTGTGAAAACACATAAAATGGGAGCTGTAATTACAGACTTCTACCCATTAAAATTACCTATATCATGGATTGATGATGTACAAAAGAATCTTCCTGAAGATATCCCTTTTTGtcaa GTAGATGCACATAATATTGTACCTTGTTGGTACGCATCGTCAAAGCAGGAATATTCTGCTAGAACAATtagaagtaaaataaatgaaaaattggaCGAATTCTTAACAGAATTTCCACCTCTCATAAAACATCCATATACAGAACAAATGCAGTTTTCAAGTAATGATTGGAAAATGGCTTTACAAAGTGTACAAGCAGATACATCTGTAGATGAAATTACATGGGCTAAGCCTGGTTATGAGCATGGCGTTAAAAAGTTAGAAGATTTTTTGCAAAATCGGATTAAAGAATATGCGCTCAGGCGCAATAATCCTTTAGTAGACGCTAATAGTGATTTGTCCCCTTGGTTTCATTTTGGTATGATATCTGTACAACGTTGCATGttggaaataaaagaataccATGAATTATATCCTGAATCAGTTAAAGATTTCATGGAAGAAGCTATTATTCGACGAGAACTTAGCGATAATTTTTGTTTCTATAACaaaaattatgataatattCAAGGGGCTTTCCCTTGGGCAAGAGCAACATTAAATGAACATcg GAAGGATAGAAGGAAGTACATATATTCTTTATactaattagaaaattctCAAACTCATGATGATT TGAATGCATGTCAAAATCAAATGGTAACAATAGGAAAAATGCATGGATTTCTGAGGATGTATTGGGCAAAGAAAATTTTGGAATGGACTGAATCACCTGAAAGGGCCTTAGAATGGGCCATTTACTTAAATA AATACAGTATAGATGGTTGTGATCCTAATGGTTATGTAG GTTGTATGTGGTCTATATGTGGCATTCATGATATGGGTTttaaagagagagagatattTGGA AAAATAAGATACATGACTTACGAAGGATGCAAACGAAATTTGATGTTAGCAATTGTTTTCAATATGGAAAAAGGACAGCAcatattagaataa
- the LOC114874892 gene encoding LOW QUALITY PROTEIN: uncharacterized protein LOC114874892 (The sequence of the model RefSeq protein was modified relative to this genomic sequence to represent the inferred CDS: inserted 3 bases in 2 codons; deleted 1 base in 1 codon; substituted 1 base at 1 genomic stop codon) gives MNGYTVMEEFLSVADSCINKEXLKVLKEYYTPQIDSNRKLSQLKXFKNIIKSVEKRDYLSYNNVEPLFYISINFXNDFKIESKIRDYNFICKIRKPFHLNMYQSKDANKNKKEQTYQNVIKSDISESKIPTDSNIKHHKPVLNIPEYQIDAIQNKYPSDLREQSFEVRV, from the exons ATGAACGGGTATACTGTTATG GAAGAATTCTTATCTGTGGCTGATTCTTGCATTAAT AAAGAATAGTTAAAAGTACTCAAAGAATATTATACACCACAAATAGATTCAAATCGCAAATTAAGTCAATTAAA ATTTAAGAACATTATTAAAAGTGTTGAAAAAAGGGATTATCTTAGTTACAATAATGTTGAACcacttttttatatttcaattaatt taaatgattttaaaatagaaagtaaaataagagattataatttcatttgcaaaATACGCAAACCTTTCCACTTAAACATGTATCAAAGTAAAGATG CAAATAAAAACAAGAAAGAACAGACATAtcaaaatgtaattaaaagtGATATATCAGAATCAAAAATACCTACTGATTCTAATATCAAACATCACAAA CCAGTATTAAATATTCCTGAATACCAAATTGATGCAATCCAAAATAAATACCCTTCTGATTTAAGGGAACAAAGTTTTGAAGTAAgggtttaa
- the LOC114874904 gene encoding LOW QUALITY PROTEIN: eukaryotic translation initiation factor 4E-1A-like (The sequence of the model RefSeq protein was modified relative to this genomic sequence to represent the inferred CDS: deleted 5 bases in 4 codons): MATNNTEEIEEVERKEQEVVNFDEFPPEVLIKHPLQHTWTLWYYEPDRTKSWEESQRKITSFDTAEDFWSLYNHIKPASELRQGCDYSMFKQGIRPMWEDDANKCGGRWLINLDKKQRSIDLDHYWLETLLCLIGEAFNGYSDDICGAVVNVRPKGDKIGVWTTNANNEDSVMELV, encoded by the exons ATGGCTACGAATAATACAGAAGAAATTGAG GAAGTAGAGAGGAAGGAACAGGAGGTAGTAAATTTCGAC GAATTTCCACCAGaggttttaattaaacatcCACTCCAACATACATGGACACTTTGGTACTATGAACCAGATAGAACCAAGTCATGGGAAGAAAgtcaaagaaaaattacaagTTTTGATACAGCTGAAGATTTCTGGAg CTTATATAATCATATAAAGCCTGCATCAGAATTACGACAAGGATGTGACTATAGCATG TTTAAACAAGGGATCAGACCTATGTGGGAAGACGATGCTAATAAATGTGGTGGAAGATGGCTTATAAACTTAGATAAGAAACAAAGAAGTATAGATTTGGATCACTATTGGTTAGAAACACTTTTATGTCTGATCGGTGAAGCATTTAATGGATATTCTGATGATATTTGTGGAGCTGTTGTGAATGTGAGG CCAAAAGGAGATAAAATTGGCGTATGGACT ACAAATGCTAATAATGAAGATAGTGTTATGGAATTGgtgtaa
- the LOC114874900 gene encoding LOW QUALITY PROTEIN: uncharacterized protein LOC114874900 (The sequence of the model RefSeq protein was modified relative to this genomic sequence to represent the inferred CDS: inserted 15 bases in 14 codons; deleted 5 bases in 4 codons; substituted 9 bases at 9 genomic stop codons) has product MMYLHYKLGNVSFSLSIINAFIYIMKRSITDENGETKRSFVKQECIXFGYEGSYPVFTSSSSXSSTVTQPLPGQPPLPPXPPPSTXVPPPPHVFGPVPSQXTPIQAWTHPPTPWHWITPQTSPLPPPHPRDITTNTFQRDLPLRGNYMRRERFTHNRSNIYVQRSNFHRKNRPLARFGQSQGQXDQAAYFGATLSNTLGLEWQRNNYTTSAGDAIMSHMPVPLPNHPLXPIPPGILTNRHGEETSDQDVKIVLEEVVVKKXKQRKPMSQSYPSRPWNREDAERALKIENEYNKTVKAQSLIIKFPDPDLNKDIVREFHPGIQNIHFQSPSGPRYCFIQMAESVNIDDAIKELEKIPFGVGHLKVERKSLRDEDNPMPEEIDPYTLYIGNLPESVNVNEXKSKFPTAARVDVGYAQKMRNTRYAFIRYNSVDXSISAYKQAHDLMWDTRSIIVRFRRQRGNTCLPGEPKPNVKKVKEERTNNSQVKKRIKSXSCXXNRTKSEADVENRLQDNSSKVARIKHHLRIRSKKQISQSTSSSTPTXIASAKSAQQQQQQPWXXPDQLPQIPXASEAPPPCSTNREQVAETIMLTEIKEEPEDYEEMDMSWXHXIRXXIDDDVNDDDDDDDDDXDDEEEDDSDDNDXDNEDDYEENDTEDIDENGSLFNEKHKEIAKDKNLPIILTKCFSELENMAGDIGF; this is encoded by the exons ATGATGTATTTACATTACAAGTTAGGGAACGTGAGTTTTTCTCTAAGCATTATCAACGCTTTTATCTACATTATGAAACGTTCG aTAACAGATGAAAATGGAGAAACAAAACGATCGTTTGTTAAGCAAGAATGCA AATTTGGATATGAAGGTTCCTATCCTGTTTTTACCTCATCATCTT CTTCTTCGACTGTCACGCAACCTTTGCCAGGACAACCACCATTACCTC TGCCTCCACCTTCTA GAGTTCCACCACCTCCCCATGTATTTGGACCAGTGCCTTCTC TTACACCTATTCAAGCATGGACACATCCTCCTACACCATGGCATTGGATAACACCTCAAACATCACCTTTACCACCTCCGCATCCACGTGACATAACaacaaatacatttcaaagagACCTGCCTCTGAGAGGTAATTACATGCGACGCGAAAGATTTACTCATAATAGAAGCAATATATATGTTCAAAGAAGTAACTTTCATCGTAAAAATAGACCGCTTGCACGATTTGGACAATCTCAGGGTC TTGATCAAGCAGCATATTTTGGTGCCACATTGAGTAATACTCTTGGTTTGGAATGGCAAAGAAACAATTACACCACATCTGCAGGCGATGCTATTATGAGTCATATGCCTGTTCCTCTTCCTAATCATCCTC CTCCTATACCTCCGGGGATTTTAACAAATAGACACGGAGAAGAAACATCAGATCAGGATGTTAAAATTGTATTG GAAGAAGTTGTAGTTAAAA ATAAACAAAGGAAACCTATGTCCCAAAGTTATCCTAGTCGACCATGGAATCGG GAAGATGCAGAAAGAGCTTTAAAAAtcgaaaatgaatataataaaacagtAAAGGCTCAaagtttaataataaaatttccagatcctgatttaaataaagatattgttagAGAATTTCATCCTGGTATAcagaatatacattttcaAAGTCCCAGTGGTCCTAGATACTGTTTTATACAAATGGCAGAAAGTGTTAATATCGACGATGCTATAAAAGAGTTGGAAAAGATACCTTTTGGAGTAGGCCATTTAAAAGTTGAAAGAAAATCTCTAAGAGATGAAGATAATCCAATGCCTGAAGAAATAGATCcttatacattatatatagGAAATTTGCCAGAATCTGTAAATGTTAATG TAAAAAGTAAATTCCCAACAGCTGCCCGTGTAGATGTCGGCTATGCGCAGAAGATGAGAAATACGcg ATATGCTTTCATAAGATATAACAGTGTCG GATCTATATCTGCTTATAAGCAAGCGCATGATTTAATGTGGGATACCAGAAGTATTATTGTTAGATTTAGAAGACAGCGAGGCAATACTTGTCTTCCTGGAGAACCTAAGCCTAATGTT AAAAAAGTTAAAGAAGAACGAACGAATAActcacaagtaaaaaaaagaattaaaagtTAATCATGTTGATAAAATAGAACAAAATCAGAAGCTGATGTAGAAAATAGATTACAAGATAATTCTAGTAAAGTAGCCAGAATAAAGCATCATCTCAGAATCAGATCAAAAAAACAGATTTCGCAATCCACTTCATCTTCTACGCCAA TCATAGCATCAGCCAAATCAgcacagcaacaacaacaacaaccaTGGTAATA ACCGGACCAATTGCCTCAGATAC TCGCATCTGAAGCTCCTCCACCTTGTTCA ACCAATAGAGAACAGGTTGCGGAAACAATAATGCTTACGGAAATCAAAGAGGAACCGGAAGATTACGAAGAAATGGATATGTCGTGGTAACATTAGATCCGATGATGAATAGATGATGATGTAAACGATGATGATGACGACGATGATGACGA TgatgatgaagaagaagacgatTCGGATGATAATG ATGATAACGAAGATGATTAT GAAGAAAACGATACAGAAGACATAGATGAGAATGGAAGTCTGTTTAATGAAAAACACAAAGAAATCGCGAAAGATAAGAACCTTCCGAT CATCTTGACCAAATGTTTCAGTGAACTGGAGAATATGGCCGGTGATATTGGATTTTAA
- the LOC114874903 gene encoding LOW QUALITY PROTEIN: proliferating cell nuclear antigen (The sequence of the model RefSeq protein was modified relative to this genomic sequence to represent the inferred CDS: inserted 2 bases in 2 codons; deleted 1 base in 1 codon), with protein MFEARLVQSAILKKVLDAIKDXLTEATLECSDSGIQVQAMDNAHVSLVSLNLRSDGFDKYRCDRNLSMGMSIACMSKILRCAGSEDTVTLRALDNPENIVFIFESPNKEKLAEYEMKLINMDQEHLGIPETSYSCVVKMPSQEFSRICRDLSQFGESXAFACSKEGIKFSAAGDYGQATIKLAQTADADNEEHAVVVNMQEPVKLTFSCRYLNCFIKAGPLCAQVQLSMSNDVPLVCEYKIGDIGHIRYYLAPKIDDDEEN; from the exons ATGTTCGAAGCTCGTTTGGTACAGAGTGCGATCTTGAAGAAGGTGTTAGATGCAATAAAAG CTTTAACAGAAGCTACCCTCGAATGTTCTGATTCTGGAATTCAGGTTCAAGCTATGGACAATGCTCATGTTTCTTTAGTTTCCCTTAATCTCAGAAGTGACGGATTTGATAAATATAGGTGTGATAGAAATTTATCGATGGGAATGAGCATTGCATG TATGTCTAAAATTCTACGATGCGCTGGCTCAGAAGATACAGTTACTTTACGAGCATTGGATAATCCAGAAAacattgtatttatatttgaatCACCGAATAAAGAAAAACTTGCAGAATATGAGATGAAACTTATAAATATGGACCAGGAACATCTTGGTATTCCTG AAACTTCGTATTCTTGTGTTGTAAAAATGCCATCTCAAGAGTTTTCC CGCATTTGTAGAGATTTAAGTCAATTTGGAGAAT TAGCATTTGCATGTTCTAAAGAGGGTATAAAATTCAGTGCTGCTGGAGATTATGGCCAAG ctACTATTAAATTAGCACAAACAGCAGATGCAGATAATGAAGAACATGCAGTAGTTGTTAATATGCAAGAACCAGTAAAGTTAACTTTTTCATGCCGTTATCTTAATTGTTTTATAAAGGCTGGACCTCTTTGTGCACAAGTACAGTTATCAATGTCTAATGATGTACCTTTAGTATGCGAATATAAAATTGGAGATATTGGACATATACGATATTACCTAGCTCCGAAAATTGATGAtgatgaagaaaattaa
- the LOC114874902 gene encoding LOW QUALITY PROTEIN: zinc finger protein 271 (The sequence of the model RefSeq protein was modified relative to this genomic sequence to represent the inferred CDS: inserted 1 base in 1 codon; deleted 1 base in 1 codon), translating to MSSEKMAIAASENYQLKWHSYGAHLHSSVATLLHSESFADVLLATSCGRHVAAHRFVLAACSSYLSHIFQTCHFGANTNAPIIVVLPTEIGYRTLKILIQYMYSGEATVTNDQLEGVLKAGDILRVRGLWRSNTGSKKENIQSNNQKVDRDKREQPPLTGQIQKIKLVQPATEKIVENVQQSTPVQNNVQPQKPTSDRKSIEKTEEKISEPETKKVLEENKNNEQNKNKENLEANGKKRKTTNSDVESNKSKSEDGENTELNLELLVKDEPIWEETIDPSESLTIDHEIDIKPEIVHSADEEEEYTPLTCDMCSQTFNRPSDWVRHIEFTHADMTENRRKKRKGDVDDDSKDFPPLKCDLCGNMYSTPQEWVRHIQTEHTEEQLALMNNSAPPKPKRVHSHQKLCNICQKEFPSHASMVIHQRTHTGEKPFLCSYCKKGFNVKSNLLRHLRTXHDKYVHPSLYGSNGNTNA from the exons ATGTCGTCAG aaaaaatgGCCATCGCTGCTTCGGAGAATTATCAACTTAAGTGGCACAGCTATGGCGCGCATCTGCACAGCTCTGTCGCGACGTTACTTCATTCAGAATCCTTCGCAGATGTCTTGTTAGCAACATCCTGCGGCCGGCACGTGGCGGCTCATCGATTTGTCCTTGCCGCTTGCTCGTCGTACCTAAgtcatatttttcaaacatgCCATTTCGGGGCAAATACAAACGCTCCGATAATTGTC GTACTACCAACAGAAATTGGTTACCGAACGTTAAAAATTCTTATTCAATATATGTACAGCGGAGAGGCAACTGTGACGAATGATCAGCTAGAGGGTGTTCTAAAAGCGGGTGATATATTGCGTGTTCGCGGTTTATGGAGATCCAATACCGGAAGTAAAAAAGAGAATATACAGTCGAATAATCAGAAGGTTGATCGAGACAAACGGGAACAGCCACCTTTGACCGGTCAAATTCAAAAGATCAAACTAGTGCAACCGGCGACGGAGAAGATCGTCGAGAATGTACAACAAAGTACACCGGTACAAAACAACGTTCAACCTCAGAAACCTACCTCAGATAGAAAGAGTATCGAGAAGACCGAGGAGAAAATTAGCGAGCCAGAAACTAAAAAGGTGTTGGAAGAGAATAAGAACAATGaacaaaataagaataaagaGAATCTGGAGGCTAacgggaagaaaagaaaaaccaCCAACAGCGACGTGGAATCGAATAAATCTAAAAGCGAGGATGGTGAAAAC ACTGAGTTAAATTTGGAGCTTCTGGTGAAAGACGAGCCAATATGGGAAGAAACTATCGACCCATCAGAATCACTGACGATAGACCACGAGATTGATATCAAACCG GAAATCGTACACAGTgcagacgaagaagaagaatatacACCATTAACGTGCGATATGTGTAGTCAAACATTTAATCGACCATCAGATTGGGTGAGACATATTGAATTTACACACGCCGATATGACCgaaaatcgaagaaaaaagaggaag GGTGATGTAGATGACGATAGCAAAGATTTTCCACCCTTAAAATGTGATCTCTGTGGTAATATGTATTCGACACCTCAAGAATGGGTTCGTCATATACAAACGGAACATACGGAAGAGCAATTAGCTTTAATGAATAACTCTGCACCTCCAAAGCCAAAAAGGGTTCACAGTCATCAAAAATTGTGTAACATTTGTCAAAAGGAATTTCCAAGCCATGCATCGATGGTGATTCACCAAAGAACGCATACAGGGGAAAAGCCTTTTCTTTGTTCCTATTGT AAAAAAGGCTTTAACGTAAAAAGTAATTTACTAAGGCATCTAAGGA TGCATGACAAGTATGTACATCCTAGCTTATATGGGAGTAATGGTAACACTAATGCTTAA